The nucleotide window ATCTCCGGTTGGAGGCAACCCCTCACCGGCCTATAATCTGCTGAGGAGGGTCCAGCCCATGGAAGTGTCTGCTGCCATCCGCACCAAACGCGCCGTGCGTGAGTTCGCCCCTACCCCGCTGCCGGTCGAGGTCGTCAGTCGCATCCTGAACGCCGGTCGCCGCGCCCAGTCCTCCAAGAACACGCAGCCCTGGCAGTTCATCGCCATCCAGGATCGACCCACGCTCGAGCACCTGGCCAAGCTCGGTACCTACGCCGGCCACCTGGCCGGCGCCGCCCTGGGGGTGGCGTTGGTGACCCCCGACCCGGACCAGCGCTGGTCGATCCTGTTCGACGCCGGGCAGGCTGCAGCCTACATGCAGCTCGCCGCCTGGGAGCTCGGGCTCGGCTCCTGCCTGGCCACGATCTACCAGTTGGACGCAGCCCGGGAGTTGCTGGGTTTCCCGAGCGATATGGTTTGTCACGTCGCGATCTCCTTCGGCTATCC belongs to Anaerolineales bacterium and includes:
- a CDS encoding nitroreductase family protein, translated to MEVSAAIRTKRAVREFAPTPLPVEVVSRILNAGRRAQSSKNTQPWQFIAIQDRPTLEHLAKLGTYAGHLAGAALGVALVTPDPDQRWSILFDAGQAAAYMQLAAWELGLGSCLATIYQLDAARELLGFPSDMVCHVAISFGYPADPSVLQAPLRSGGRKVLENIVHLDRWHSA